Below is a genomic region from bacterium.
GGCACTCATTATGGAGGAATCTTATTTGGGCAGTTGGCAGGGGATTTGAATGTTTCGGGATCTGCTGTGGAGCACAAAGCAGGGAGTATAATTCTGGTGAGGTTGGGGAAGTCCCAGGAGCAGATTGCACTGTCTAAATTTTATACAAATAAAAATCTCTATTTAACCGGTCCGGTAGAGTTCGTGGCTAATTTGAGCAACGTCGGCAATGTTCATTCCAAAGCTAAAGGCGACATAGTGATACGCAATATGTGGGGAAAGCATATTGTAGATGTTCCCGTGAATAAAAACGCTCATGTAATCTTACCCCAAAGCACTAGGGAGTATATCCAGGAGTGGCCAGTTCGGTTTGGCTTTGGGCGTTATACCGCAGAGATGGTTTTGTATTATGGGAATCCGAAAATCGAACTCAGGGCTACCACGGCTTTTTGGGTTTTCCCAGTGAAGGGTCTAATTTTAGGGGTGCTGAGCTTGGTTATTTTAGGTATAATAGTAAATATAGGTTTACGTAAGTATAATAATTACATTATTAAGCGTTCTAGGAATGAAAACTAAGAATCTAGCTGTGTTTGCGGTATTAGCGGGTTTGATGCTCGGTCTTATCCCTCAGAGTCTAGCCAGAGCGGTTACCATGTCGCCTGTCAGAATAGAATTGGCGGCTGATCCAGGAAAAGAAACAACAGGTATCATCAAAGTTTACAACGACGATACAGTTGCAAGAACCTTTTACTTAACTGCTGCGAAATTTGAAAATAAGGATGAAAGCGGTGAGCCTTTGTTTGTAGAAGGCAAAGATGGAATCGTGTCTTGGATAAGCATGCAGCCTACAGTCGCAGTTCCTTCTAAGGAGTCGCGTGAAATTACATTTACGGTTAATGTTCCTGTTGGCGCCGATCCCGGAGGATACTACGCAGCGATTTTTGCTTCTGTCCTCCCTCCTGATCCTGGTGCAGGCGATGTAGCTTTAAGGAGTGATGTAGGAACTTTAGTTCTGTTCCGGGTTAATGGACTTTTTGAAGAAGGTGAGACAATATTAGAATTTAATACTAAAGACAAGAAGAAAATCTTTAATCACTTGCCGATCGAGTTTTACTATCGATTTCAAAATGATGGAAAAGATCGAGCTCTCCCAGTAGGGGATATTACAATTCGCAACACCTTTGGTGGTCTCACGAAAATCATTGCTGCTAACCAAGGCAAGGGAAACGCATTGCCAGAGAGTGTCCGTAAATACGAGGTCGCTTGGATTACAGCTGGCGGAGAGGATGTAGAGACCAACTACGAAAAGGCTGTTTACCCGGAGTTCAAGAATTTTGGTGAAGCTGTAAAATATCAATGGGACAATTTCGCTTTAGGCAGATACTCGGCCGATCTGCAGGTGACCGTTAATAACGACTCCAGCCGATCATACGCTCAGTCTACATCTTTCTGGGTAATACCATGGCAGTTATTGGTAGTTATACTGGCAGTGATCGTTCTCTTCTTGCTCTCATTATTGCTTCTCCTGTTCGTCATTTACATGTACTGGAAGCGCAGTCGTCGCAGGGATTACCAGCGGTAATTATAATAAAACTTATAACAAAAACACCGTCAAAATACTGGCGGTTTTTTTTGCAATTTGGCAATTTTTGTTGTTAAGTTATGTTAAATTGTGTTGACAAAAGGCAAATTTTTTGCTATACTAGTTATAAGAAAGGTTGAGAAAAATATATCTCTCCTTCACTAAAGTCGAAACAAAAATACAACTCAATACTAGAAACGAACCTGCCATTTGTGCAGGTTCGAATCATATTTGGGCCAATACACTTTTTTTACGCCGACAAGTGCATAAAGAAAGTCGAAAACAAAAATTAAAACCAAAGTCTGTTACTTTTTATAACTAACGGACGACCAATAATATGACATACAATTCCGAAGATAATGGGTTGCTAACGATCAAACAAGCTGCGAGCTTGATTAATGTTCATCCTAACACCCTCCGCAACTGGGAAAAGGAAGGCAAGATCACTGCCGTGCGCATTGGCAGCCGCCGCGATCGTCGCTACCCAAAACAGCTCATTTGGCAAATGTGTCAGCTCTCCGCACCGTCACTAGCATAAGACCGGTGTTTTTGTGTTTTTAGGGAGCTAAATAGCTATCCGGCAACCATACTGCCATCAAAAAGTGTGGGTGCCACACGTTCGAAACAAAATAACAATTCATGTTCAGTAAACAAAAATTCAAATCAATGATTGCGTACCTGCATATCGGAAAGACTCTCTTTGCGGTCGTTTTGGTATGCGCATACGCAATCGCTTTGAGTTTGTTTACTGGAAATCAGAATACAGCAGAAGCTGCAATCCCTAAGATTATCAACTTCCAGGGAAAGCTGACCGCTGTGTCTAATGGCAATAACGTCGCTAATGGCAGTTATACAGTTGAGTTTAAATTGTACGCGGCCAGCAGTGGCGGCTCGCCGTTATGGACGGAAACCTGGGACGGCTCTCCCGCTCAGTGTCCGGAGCTAACTGTTACCAACGGCGTGTTTAACGCCAAGCTGGGAGAGTGTGAGCCATTAACTTCTGTAGACTTTACTACTGGCAGTTTGTATTTAACAATCAACGTAGAAGGGGATGGAGAAATGTCACCTCGCAAACAGCTAGTGTCTTCCGCTTACTCATTT
It encodes:
- a CDS encoding DUF916 domain-containing protein; translated protein: MQPGQSHTQTINLSNTTDSNLTFDVSINDFVPKENTGQPIFLDSDEESDPRFSLSSWVSVTQQPEFTIPAKGTTKVVFTITVPEDAEPGTHYGGILFGQLAGDLNVSGSAVEHKAGSIILVRLGKSQEQIALSKFYTNKNLYLTGPVEFVANLSNVGNVHSKAKGDIVIRNMWGKHIVDVPVNKNAHVILPQSTREYIQEWPVRFGFGRYTAEMVLYYGNPKIELRATTAFWVFPVKGLILGVLSLVILGIIVNIGLRKYNNYIIKRSRNEN
- a CDS encoding helix-turn-helix domain-containing protein, with the translated sequence MTYNSEDNGLLTIKQAASLINVHPNTLRNWEKEGKITAVRIGSRRDRRYPKQLIWQMCQLSAPSLA